From a single Paenibacillus sp. FSL R5-0345 genomic region:
- the spoIIE gene encoding stage II sporulation protein E, translating into MSKSNVVNLPEWTRVGSEDKKQRQALRTRIAAWGQKQRYIQLIAAKKWMLLLSFMGFLLGRAMILDELSPFAAAYFAVIVFMRRDSILPVAAAIIAGSLFTPFPGALIITAELIIFFLVYKGLESYERIDLSYAPLMVFVSSFMVGLFQIVIGPSLSWYPLMMTTLDALLGFVLTLVFIQALPLLTYKQKSRALRNEEILCLIILLASVMTGLVGWTLNGLSLEHILSRYLILLFAMAGGAPLGAAVGVVTGLILSLADISAIYQMSLLAFSGMLAGMMQGGRKGAVSIGMLLGSTILSVYFTGPGDMMASTWETCVAVVLFLITPKAMISAIAKYVPGTSDHSRSQHEYARRVRDLTAERVTQFSQVFQQLSSSFGQIPRAGEVGKSDREMEDFMNTVTEGACAGCIRRSHCWDAKFYQTYRYMTDMMTTVEECPDITAAQLPPEWSRICGKTGEVLEVMKGQYDLYQHDMRWKRQIYDSRQFVAEQLSGVSQVMEDLAREIKREGQAMYRQEAQIRETLEKLGLSIHGIEILSLDPGRVEIEVVHAYTRGFDECRKMIAPLLSDILDENIAVMSETAVHPREGLSMVTFGSAKAFEVNTGVAVVSKSGDMLSGDSFSTVELGNGTFAVSISDGMGNGERARMESSAALGMLEKLLQSGMDEKLAVKSVNSILLLRSPDEFYATVDMALIDQYSAQTTFMKIASAPSFIRRGSEVIPITSSNLPIGIIKDIDVDLISMQLRAGDILIMMTDGIYDAPGYAVNKEIWMKRLIQELEGDDPQDLADSLLDKVIRYQGNEIHDDMTIVVSRVDHFHPEWSSLHMPGVGRMERPRTVS; encoded by the coding sequence ATGAGTAAAAGCAACGTGGTAAATTTGCCAGAGTGGACAAGAGTGGGAAGTGAAGATAAGAAGCAAAGACAAGCCTTACGCACGCGTATTGCAGCTTGGGGTCAGAAGCAGCGGTACATTCAGCTTATAGCAGCGAAGAAATGGATGCTTTTGCTTAGTTTCATGGGATTTCTGCTGGGTAGAGCCATGATTTTGGACGAACTATCTCCTTTTGCCGCCGCATACTTTGCCGTCATTGTGTTTATGCGTCGCGACTCTATTCTACCTGTAGCTGCAGCCATTATAGCTGGAAGTCTCTTTACCCCATTCCCTGGAGCTTTGATTATTACTGCTGAACTGATTATTTTCTTTCTAGTTTATAAAGGGCTGGAAAGTTATGAGCGAATAGACTTGTCCTATGCACCACTGATGGTGTTCGTGTCTTCGTTTATGGTTGGCTTGTTCCAGATCGTTATTGGCCCTTCTCTTTCTTGGTATCCGCTTATGATGACAACACTAGATGCTCTACTAGGCTTTGTGCTTACATTGGTGTTCATTCAAGCGCTACCTCTACTAACCTATAAGCAAAAGAGTAGAGCGCTCAGGAATGAGGAGATTCTATGCCTTATTATCTTGCTCGCCTCAGTAATGACAGGCCTAGTGGGTTGGACCCTTAACGGTTTGTCTTTGGAGCATATATTGTCACGTTATTTAATTCTTCTCTTCGCCATGGCAGGAGGGGCTCCTCTTGGTGCTGCTGTCGGGGTGGTGACCGGGTTGATTCTCAGTCTGGCGGATATCAGTGCAATCTATCAGATGAGCCTGCTTGCTTTTTCCGGAATGCTGGCGGGAATGATGCAGGGCGGCCGAAAAGGTGCAGTATCTATTGGGATGTTGCTAGGATCCACGATCCTTTCCGTCTATTTTACGGGTCCGGGTGATATGATGGCCTCAACATGGGAGACCTGTGTAGCGGTGGTGCTATTTCTTATAACGCCTAAGGCGATGATATCTGCTATTGCTAAATATGTTCCGGGCACATCAGACCATAGCCGATCTCAACATGAGTATGCACGAAGGGTAAGGGATCTAACGGCAGAACGGGTGACGCAATTCTCACAGGTATTCCAGCAGCTGTCGAGCAGCTTTGGGCAGATTCCACGCGCAGGAGAAGTAGGGAAATCAGACCGTGAGATGGAGGATTTCATGAATACGGTAACAGAGGGGGCCTGTGCGGGATGCATTCGGCGTTCCCACTGCTGGGATGCGAAATTCTATCAGACATATAGATACATGACAGATATGATGACCACTGTGGAGGAATGCCCTGATATTACGGCAGCTCAGTTACCACCGGAATGGAGCCGGATTTGCGGTAAAACTGGCGAAGTGCTTGAAGTCATGAAAGGGCAATATGATCTTTACCAACATGATATGCGATGGAAAAGACAAATATACGATAGTCGTCAATTTGTTGCCGAGCAGTTATCCGGCGTGTCGCAGGTTATGGAGGACTTAGCGCGAGAAATTAAACGTGAAGGACAGGCCATGTATCGCCAGGAAGCTCAAATCCGTGAGACATTGGAGAAATTGGGCTTGTCTATCCATGGCATTGAGATCTTAAGTCTGGACCCTGGGCGCGTAGAAATTGAGGTGGTTCATGCCTATACTCGTGGATTTGATGAATGCCGTAAAATGATCGCCCCGCTCTTATCTGACATTCTGGATGAGAATATTGCTGTCATGAGTGAGACGGCAGTCCATCCTAGGGAAGGCTTGTCGATGGTTACCTTCGGTTCAGCTAAAGCTTTTGAGGTAAACACAGGGGTGGCTGTCGTTTCTAAAAGTGGAGATATGCTGTCGGGTGACAGCTTCAGCACCGTAGAGCTTGGAAATGGTACCTTTGCGGTATCCATTAGCGATGGGATGGGAAATGGTGAGCGGGCGAGAATGGAGAGCAGTGCTGCACTTGGCATGTTAGAGAAGCTACTGCAATCGGGTATGGACGAGAAGCTGGCTGTAAAGTCGGTAAACTCTATTCTCTTATTACGTTCTCCCGACGAGTTCTATGCTACCGTCGATATGGCTTTAATCGATCAGTACTCTGCACAGACCACCTTTATGAAGATTGCTTCCGCACCGAGCTTTATCCGGAGGGGCAGTGAGGTCATTCCAATAACCTCTAGTAATCTGCCTATAGGAATCATTAAAGATATCGACGTGGATTTGATCAGCATGCAGCTTCGGGCGGGTGATATTTTGATTATGATGACGGATGGTATTTATGATGCGCCTGGATATGCCGTTAATAAGGAGATATGGATGAAACGGTTGATCCAAGAGCTTGAAGGGGATGATCCTCAAGATTTGGCGGATAGCCTGTTAGATAAGGTGATTCGTTATCAGGGCAATGAGATCCATGATGACATGACGATTGTCGTCAGTCGTGTTGATCATTTTCATCCGGAATGGTCCAGCCTGCATATGCCTGGTGTCGGCCGAATGGAGCGTCCGCGTACGGTGAGCTAG
- a CDS encoding vWA domain-containing protein, which produces MKQILLITDGCSNVGESPVMAAAHALQEGITVNVVGVVDYGTIGELGSREIADIAKAGGGLSRIVGTPQLAQTIQMMTRKTVVQTIQQAVNKEVKKILGEGSLEQLPPVQRSQVVTVVDELTETSPLRIALLIDASASMKPKLGAVEDAIRDLALSLEAREGKSEIAVFHFPGNNSSEDARLDLDWTKDMSGIRTLFSKLHMRGATPTGPAIFKVLEHYRYDTLDEHRGRRMDDHDEREGMIGGYVV; this is translated from the coding sequence ATGAAGCAGATTTTGCTCATTACTGACGGTTGTTCAAACGTAGGGGAAAGTCCGGTGATGGCAGCGGCGCATGCCTTGCAGGAGGGAATCACCGTAAATGTGGTCGGTGTAGTTGATTATGGTACGATCGGCGAACTCGGAAGCCGGGAAATAGCCGACATTGCCAAGGCCGGGGGAGGCCTTAGCCGAATAGTCGGAACGCCACAACTGGCGCAGACAATTCAGATGATGACACGGAAAACTGTGGTTCAGACGATCCAGCAGGCGGTTAATAAGGAAGTAAAAAAGATACTAGGTGAAGGGTCGCTGGAGCAGCTACCACCTGTTCAACGCTCGCAGGTTGTTACAGTTGTAGATGAACTAACAGAAACATCGCCACTGCGCATTGCGCTCCTTATCGATGCCAGTGCTAGTATGAAGCCTAAACTGGGTGCTGTGGAAGATGCGATTCGGGATTTGGCGCTCAGTCTGGAAGCTAGAGAAGGAAAGAGTGAGATCGCTGTGTTTCATTTTCCTGGAAATAACAGCAGCGAGGATGCCAGACTTGATTTAGATTGGACCAAGGATATGTCAGGTATTCGTACGCTATTCTCCAAATTACACATGAGAGGCGCAACACCGACGGGTCCAGCTATTTTCAAGGTGCTTGAACATTATCGTTATGATACACTGGATGAACATCGTGGACGGCGAATGGATGACCACGACGAAAGAGAAGGGATGATTGGTGGGTATGTCGTCTAA
- a CDS encoding serine/threonine protein kinase, whose protein sequence is MSSNPSYPTGTLITGKWRGNRYVVERMLGRGANGTVYLVQREGRREWYALKIGYDTLELQSEINVLTSLQSRRKRNEHRARRESPLSSYFLESDDFANGNNVPFYVMRYVEGKPLHHFLSKNGPEWLGLVGLGLLDKLRTLHECGFVFGDLKPENVMVSNYGEVELIDFGGASPKGRSVKQFTEWHDRGFWNAGSRTSDEGYDLFAFAVLCLRLLNEEGLKKAALQLPQTRSVDELFKLARNLPDKKLSSWICLALKGGFSGSADATEVWRNHIYNSRRKRPDSMDTPRWLKNAFALSLFVLAFTIYWVFRF, encoded by the coding sequence ATGTCGTCTAATCCGTCCTATCCTACTGGCACCTTAATTACCGGCAAATGGCGGGGAAACCGTTATGTCGTGGAACGGATGCTGGGAAGGGGCGCGAACGGAACCGTATATCTTGTGCAAAGAGAAGGCAGACGGGAATGGTACGCGCTAAAAATCGGATACGATACACTTGAGCTGCAATCGGAGATCAATGTACTGACGTCGCTGCAATCGCGTCGAAAGCGCAATGAACACCGTGCTCGCCGTGAATCTCCATTATCTTCTTATTTCTTGGAATCGGATGATTTTGCGAATGGAAACAACGTACCTTTTTATGTCATGCGGTATGTTGAAGGCAAGCCTTTGCATCATTTTTTATCGAAGAATGGACCGGAATGGTTAGGTTTGGTAGGGCTTGGGTTGCTCGATAAGCTGCGCACATTACATGAATGCGGTTTTGTGTTTGGAGATTTGAAGCCGGAGAATGTAATGGTGTCCAATTACGGTGAAGTGGAGCTGATCGATTTTGGAGGCGCAAGCCCTAAAGGTCGTAGTGTGAAGCAATTTACGGAGTGGCATGACCGTGGCTTTTGGAATGCAGGTAGCCGCACGAGTGATGAGGGGTATGATTTATTCGCTTTTGCTGTGCTGTGCCTCCGTCTTTTAAATGAAGAGGGGCTCAAGAAAGCCGCGCTACAGTTGCCGCAGACAAGAAGTGTAGATGAACTGTTTAAGTTGGCCAGAAATCTACCCGACAAGAAACTATCCTCTTGGATTTGTTTGGCGTTAAAAGGAGGTTTCTCCGGTTCTGCAGATGCTACAGAGGTCTGGCGCAACCATATTTACAATTCGCGTAGAAAGCGACCTGATAGTATGGACACACCTCGCTGGCTTAAAAATGCTTTTGCATTATCCTTGTTCGTGCTTGCCTTTACGATTTATTGGGTATTTCGGTTTTGA
- the tilS gene encoding tRNA lysidine(34) synthetase TilS produces the protein MEQMNGLMESVLESAAEHELWAPHDTIVVAVSGGPDSVALLHVLHEISLNVMPLTLICAHVNHGFRPESKEEAELVRGMAEELGLPFEFAEFDIPSLAKESGLGPEGTAREKRYEFLIDTAHRYGARSVALAHHADDQAETVIMRLLRGSGLSGLSGIKWKRTEKKVELIRPFLRINKTALLGLCQNEGFTYAEDATNLLTKYKRNAIRLEVLPFLEKYNGRVRQSLVQLAEIAGAEDEYMEASAVKCFEELVSEGEGKYTFNRASFAAIPSALQRRLIKLILNYLSADLSALDFSKIESVRRGTLQSYPTTWSLDLGGGLTCVRQYDIILFSSKPAQQQASYTYRLFLPDSELKLEEIGKVMSMAVLERENFFVQGEDYGKMSAWFDRDELVFPLTIRSRLPGDTIRVMGLNGSKKVKDIYIDDKIPAAKRSMIPLVCDGLGNIVWIPGVRRSMHAAVGRHTTSVLLLSLAELDDPEET, from the coding sequence ATGGAGCAAATGAATGGACTGATGGAGTCAGTATTGGAGTCAGCAGCCGAGCATGAGCTGTGGGCACCCCATGACACCATTGTAGTCGCAGTTTCCGGCGGCCCGGATTCTGTGGCTCTTTTGCATGTTTTGCATGAAATATCTTTAAACGTTATGCCACTTACCTTAATATGTGCTCATGTGAATCACGGATTTAGACCGGAGTCGAAGGAAGAGGCAGAGCTCGTACGTGGTATGGCTGAAGAACTGGGATTGCCCTTTGAGTTTGCGGAATTCGATATTCCCTCCTTGGCTAAAGAGAGTGGACTTGGTCCTGAGGGAACTGCACGTGAGAAGCGGTATGAATTTCTGATTGATACGGCACACCGATATGGGGCGCGTTCTGTTGCTCTGGCTCATCATGCGGATGATCAGGCAGAAACTGTCATTATGCGTTTATTACGCGGAAGTGGATTATCGGGACTGTCGGGTATCAAGTGGAAAAGAACAGAAAAAAAGGTGGAACTCATTCGCCCATTCCTACGTATTAACAAAACAGCACTTTTGGGTTTATGCCAAAATGAAGGTTTCACTTATGCTGAGGATGCCACCAATCTGCTAACGAAATACAAGCGGAATGCCATTCGTTTGGAAGTTCTTCCTTTTCTGGAAAAGTATAATGGAAGAGTGCGGCAGTCCCTCGTACAGCTTGCGGAAATTGCAGGGGCTGAGGATGAATATATGGAGGCATCTGCGGTAAAATGCTTTGAGGAGCTCGTTTCGGAAGGGGAAGGGAAATATACCTTTAACAGAGCTTCATTTGCGGCCATACCCTCCGCTTTACAACGGCGTTTGATTAAACTAATATTAAATTATCTGTCGGCGGATCTATCTGCCCTTGATTTCTCCAAGATTGAATCTGTACGTCGGGGAACGCTGCAGAGCTATCCCACCACCTGGAGTTTAGATTTAGGTGGAGGCCTGACTTGTGTGCGGCAATATGATATCATCTTGTTCTCGTCCAAGCCCGCGCAGCAACAGGCAAGCTATACATATCGTCTGTTTTTACCGGACTCCGAGCTTAAACTGGAGGAAATAGGTAAGGTGATGTCAATGGCGGTGCTGGAGAGAGAAAACTTTTTTGTACAGGGGGAGGATTATGGGAAGATGTCGGCTTGGTTTGACCGTGATGAACTGGTCTTTCCACTAACGATACGTTCCCGATTGCCTGGAGATACCATAAGAGTCATGGGATTAAACGGAAGCAAAAAGGTAAAAGATATTTATATTGATGATAAAATACCTGCTGCTAAACGTTCTATGATCCCCCTCGTTTGTGATGGTTTGGGCAATATCGTCTGGATTCCGGGCGTAAGACGCTCGATGCATGCCGCAGTAGGGCGGCACACGACCTCGGTACTTCTGTTGTCTCTAGCAGAGCTGGATGACCCTGAAGAAACGTAA
- the hpt gene encoding hypoxanthine phosphoribosyltransferase, with translation MQNDIQEVLITEEELQQKIKELGRTLSEEYAGRTPLVICVLKGAFIFMADLVKAITVPVEMDFMAVSSYGASTKSSGVVKIIKDLDVSVEGRDILIVEDIIDSGLTLSYLIELLRNRNAASISVVTLFDKPSGRTVNLEASYTGFVLPDEFVVGYGLDYAERYRNLPYVGVLKPEIYSN, from the coding sequence TTGCAAAATGATATTCAAGAAGTCTTGATCACCGAAGAGGAACTTCAGCAGAAAATTAAGGAGCTCGGTCGAACACTGAGCGAAGAATACGCAGGCCGTACCCCTTTAGTCATTTGTGTACTAAAAGGCGCGTTTATATTTATGGCAGATTTGGTTAAAGCCATTACAGTACCTGTTGAGATGGATTTCATGGCAGTGTCCAGCTATGGAGCATCCACCAAGTCCTCTGGTGTTGTCAAAATTATTAAGGATTTGGATGTATCGGTAGAAGGCCGCGATATCTTGATCGTTGAAGATATTATTGACAGTGGCCTTACGCTCAGCTATTTGATTGAGCTGCTCCGCAACCGCAATGCTGCTTCTATCTCGGTGGTTACCTTATTTGATAAGCCATCAGGTCGTACGGTTAATCTTGAAGCCAGCTATACAGGCTTCGTGTTGCCAGACGAATTTGTAGTAGGCTACGGATTGGATTATGCCGAGCGGTATCGGAACCTCCCATATGTTGGAGTACTGAAGCCTGAGATTTATTCCAATTAA